In Paraburkholderia youngii, the genomic stretch TGGCCGGACAACGTGAGCCTCGACAAGGCGCGCCGGCTGCTATGGCCGATCAAGCAGAAATACGGGCAGAAAATTTCGTGGGCCGACCTGCTGATCCTGACCGGCAACGTCGCGCTCGAAACGATGGGTTTCAAGACATTTGGTTTCGGCGGCGGGCGCGAGGACACGTGGGAACCGGATCAGGACGTCTATTGGGGCAATGAAAAGACCTGGCTCGGCGGCGACGTGCGCTATGGCAAGGGCGCGGCCGGCAGGGAAGACGACGAAGGCGTGCTGGTCGCCGACGAAGAACTGCACGGCACCGAAAAGAGCCGCACCGATCCGCCCGGACGCAACCTCGAAAACCCGCTCGGCGCGGTGCAGATGGGCCTGATCTACGTGAACCCGGAAGGCCCGGACGGCAATCCCGATCCGCTCGCCGCGGCGGTCGACATCCGCGAAACATTCGCCCGCATGGCGATGAACGACGAGGAAACGGTCGCGCTGATCGCCGGTGGCCACACATTCGGCAAGACGCACGGCGCGGGGCCCGCCGAGAACGTCGGTCCGGAACCGGAAGGTGCCGGTCTCGAGGAGATGGGGCTCGGCTGGCGCAACAGCTTCGGCACCGGCAAGGGTGGCGACACGATCACGAGCGGTATCGAAGTCACGTGGACCTCGACGCCGACGCAGTGGGGCATGGGCTATTTCCACAACCTGTTCGGCCACGAGTGGGAACTGACCAAGAGCCCGGCCGGCGCGAATCAGTGGGTTGCGAAGGGCGCGGAGCCGACGATCCCGCACGCGCACGACCCGTCGAAAAAACTGCTGCCGACGATGCTGACGACCGACCTGTCGCTACGCCTCGACCCGATCTACGAAAAGATCTCGCGGCGCTTCATGGATAACCCGGACGAGTTCGCCGACGCGTTCGCGCGCGCATGGTTCAAGCTCACGCACCGCGACATGGGTCCGCGCGCCCGCTATCTGGGCCCGGAAGTGCCGGCCGAGGAACTGCTGTGGCAGGACCCGATTCCGGCCGTCGATCACCCGCTCGTCGACGACAAGGACGTCGCGGCGCTGAAGCAGAAGATCCTCGCGTCCGGACTGTCGGTGTCGCAGCTGGTCACGACCGCGTGGGCATCGGCCTCGACGTTCCGCGGCTCGGACAAGCGCGGCGGCGCCAACGGCGCACGCATCCGGCTCGCGCCGCAGAAGGACTGGGCAGTCAACCAGCCGGCCG encodes the following:
- the katG gene encoding catalase/peroxidase HPI → MSNEAKCPFIHTAGGGTTIRDWWPKQLRVDLLNQHSNRSNPLDKDFNYAEAFKSLDYDAIKKDLAALMTDSQPWWPADFGHYGPLFIRMAWHSAGTYRIGDGRGGAGRGQQRFAPINSWPDNVSLDKARRLLWPIKQKYGQKISWADLLILTGNVALETMGFKTFGFGGGREDTWEPDQDVYWGNEKTWLGGDVRYGKGAAGREDDEGVLVADEELHGTEKSRTDPPGRNLENPLGAVQMGLIYVNPEGPDGNPDPLAAAVDIRETFARMAMNDEETVALIAGGHTFGKTHGAGPAENVGPEPEGAGLEEMGLGWRNSFGTGKGGDTITSGIEVTWTSTPTQWGMGYFHNLFGHEWELTKSPAGANQWVAKGAEPTIPHAHDPSKKLLPTMLTTDLSLRLDPIYEKISRRFMDNPDEFADAFARAWFKLTHRDMGPRARYLGPEVPAEELLWQDPIPAVDHPLVDDKDVAALKQKILASGLSVSQLVTTAWASASTFRGSDKRGGANGARIRLAPQKDWAVNQPAELAKVLKVLEGIQSEFNGAQSGGKKISLADLIVLAGGAGIEQAAKNAGQQVTVPFSPGRMDASQDQTDVQSVGALEPVHDGFRNYLGGKFPVEAEKLLIDKAQLLTLTAPEMTALIGGLRVLKVGGGKEGVLTDKPETLTNDFFRNLLDMGTEWTPVSEAAETFEGADAKTGEVKWTGTRVDLVFGSNSVLRALSEVYASEDGKEKFMRDFIAAWVKVMNLDRFDLA